A DNA window from Pyrus communis chromosome 3, drPyrComm1.1, whole genome shotgun sequence contains the following coding sequences:
- the LOC137728754 gene encoding PH, RCC1 and FYVE domains-containing protein 1-like — protein sequence MADLVSYGNANRDIDQAIIALKKGAQLLKYGRKGKPKFCPFRLSTDESSLIWISSSERSLKLASVTRIVPGQRTAVFQRYLRPEKDYLSFSLIYNNGKRSLDLICKDKVEAEVWIAGLKALISSGSGGRSKIDGWSDGGLYLDDGRDLTSNSQSDSSASGARDSGSPEISVSFKTNSPKSFPPENSPVSERSHAASDQTKMQVKGSGSDAFRVSVSSAPSTSSHGSTPDDCETLGDVYIWGEAICDSVVKIGADKNANYLSPRSDVLVPRPLESNLVLDVHHIACGVKHAALVTRQGEVFTWGEESGGRLGHGAGKDVAQPRLVESLAATGVDFVACGEFHTCAVTMAGELYTWGDGTHNAGLLGHGTDVSHWIPKRISGPLEELQVASVTCGPWHTALVTSTGKLFTFGDGTFGVLGHGDRENIPYPREVESLSGLRTISVACGVWHTAAVVEVIATQSSASSSSGKLFTWGDGDKNRLGHGDKEARLEPTCVPALIDYNFHKIACGHSLTVGLTTSGHVFTMGSTVYGQLGNPNSDGKLPCLVEDKLAGDCVEEIACGAYHVAVLTSRNEVYTWGKGANGRLGHGDIEDRKTPTLVEALKDRHVKYIGCGQNYTAAICLHKWVSGAEQSQCSACRQAFGFTKKRHNCYNCGLVHCHSCSSRKATRAALAPNPGKPYRVCDACYVKLNKVLETGGNNRRNAIPRLSGENKDRLDKADIRLYKSAVLSNMDLIKQLDTKAAKQGKKADTFSLVRSAQAPSLLQLKDVVMSTAVDLRRTVPKPVLTPSGASSRSVSPFSRRPSPPRFATPVPTTSGLSFSKSIADSLKKTNELLNQEVLKLRSQVESLRQRCDLQELELQNSSKKVQEAMALAAEESAKSKAAKEVIKSLTAQLKDLAERLPPGVYDTETIKKAFLPNGLEPNGINHPDSNEEQHSRSNSISSSYLISSLGIDSATTNGNHVPTHSPKDPLGTNETNVQQSLELLTSNGMINSPDKLPNGGGSFQSVSSSVSETVDGKESGPFQDGENGARSKNSPSPANGNTVEAEWIEQYEPGVYITLVALRDGTRDLKRVRFSRRRFGEQQAEIWWSENREKVYEKYNVRGSDKSSVAGSAARRSDGALSPASSQQA from the exons ATGGCAGATCTTGTTAGCTACGGGAATGCCAACCGTGACATCGACCAG GCAATAATTGCTCTAAAGAAGGGTGCTCAACTACTGAAATATGGTCGTAAGGGAAAGCCTAAGTTTTGTCCATTTAGACTTTCTACT GACGAATCATCTTTGATCTGGATTTCAAGTAGTGAAAGAAGTTTGAAGTTGGCTTCTGTCACAAGAATTGTTCCTGGACAAAGAACT GCTGTCTTTCAACGATATTTGCGTCCTGAAAAGGATTATTTATCCTTTTCTCTTATATACAATAACGGAAAGCGGTCTCTTGATCTG ATTTGCAAGGACAAAGTTGAGGCAGAAGTGTGGATTGCAGGCCTCAAAGCACTAATTTCCTCTGGTAGTGGTGGGCGTTCCAAAATTGACGGATGGAGTGATGGAGGCCTCTACCTTGAT GATGGCAGGGACTTGACATCAAATAGTCAAAGTGATAGTTCTGCTAGCGGTGCACGAGATAGTGGCTCTCCAGAGATTTCTGTTAGTTTCAAAACAAATTCACCCAAGAGTTTTCCGCCTGAAAATTCCCCGGTTTCTGAGAGGTCACATGCTGCATCAGACCAGACAAAGATGCAAGTAAAAGGATCTGGTTCAGATGCATTTCGAGTTAGTGTTTCAAGTGCTCCTAGCACTTCAAGTCATGGTTCAACACCGGATGATTGTGAAACTCTAGGTGATGTGTACATATGGGGTGAAGCTATTTGTGATAGTGTTGTTAAGATTGGGGCTGATAAAAATGCGAATTATTTGAGCCCGAGATCAGATGTGCTTGTCCCTAGGCCATTAGAGTCCAATCTTGTTTTGGATGTCCATCATATAGCCTGTGGGGTCAAACATGCAGCCTTGGTCACGAGACAAGGTGAAGTGTTTACATGGGGAGAAGAATCTGGAGGACGACTAGGGCATGGTGCTGGGAAGGATGTTGCTCAGCCTCGTCTAGTTGAATCTCTGGCAGCTACTGGTGTTGATTTTGTGGCATGTGGAGAATTTCATACTTGTGCTGTTACAATGGCTGGGGAACTTTATACATGGGGAGATGGCACGCATAATGCTGGACTTCTTGGTCATGGCACTGATGTCAGCCATTGGATACCAAAGAGAATTTCGGGTCCTCTTGAGGAACTTCAAGTTGCTTCTGTAACTTGTGGTCCATGGCATACAGCCTTGGTAACATCAACAGGGAAACTCTTCACATTTGGCGATGGCACATTTGGTGTCTTGGGCCATGGAGACAGAGAAAACATTCCATATCCGAGAGAAGTAGAATCCCTATCAGGGTTGAGGACTATATCTGTTGCATGTGGGGTGTGGCACACTGCTGCTGTGGTGGAGGTTATTGCAACACAATCTAGTGCAAGTAGTTCATCAGGTAAGTTGTTTACTTGGGGTGATGGAGATAAGAATCGACTTGGGCATGGAGACAAGGAAGCCCGGCTTGAACCGACATGTGTTCCTGCCCTTATCGACTACAATTTTCACAAAATTGCTTGTGGGCACAGTTTAACTGTAGGCTTGACAACGTCAGGACATGTTTTTACAATGGGCAGTACTGTTTATGGTCAGCTTGGAAATCCCAATTCTGATGGAAAGCTTCCTTGCTTGGTAGAAGACAAGCTTGCTGGGGATTGCGTTGAAGAAATTGCGTGTGGTGCGTATCATGTAGCAGTATTAACATCCAGGAATGAAGTTTATACTTGGGGAAAGGGAGCTAATGGGAGGTTGGGCCACGGGGATATTGAAGATCGGAAAACACCGACTCTCGTTGAAGCTTTAAAGGATAGACATGTGAAATATATTGGCTGTGGTCAAAACTATACAGCAGCTATTTGTCTTCACAAATGGGTATCTGGTGCTGAGCAGTCACAGTGCTCTGCTTGTAGACAGGCTTTTGGGTTCACAAAGAAGAGGCACAACTGCTATAATTGTGGACTTGTCCACTGCCATTCATGCAGTTCAAGAAAAGCAACAAGAGCAGCACTGGCTCCTAATCCTGGAAAGCCATATCGAGTTTGTGATGCTTGTTATGTGAAATTGAATAAGGTGTTAGAAACCGGTGGTAATAACAGAAGGAATGCGATACCTCGCTTGTCAGGTGAGAACAAGGACAGGTTGGACAAGGCTGACATAAGATTGTATAAGTCTGCTGTACTATCTAATATGGATTTGATAAAGCAATTAGATACTAAAGCAGCCAAGCAGGGAAAGAAAGCCGACACATTTTCACTTGTCCGCTCCGCTCAAGCACCTTCATTGTTGCAATTAAAGGATGTTGTTATGTCAACTGCTGTTGATTTGCGGCGAACAGTTCCCAAACCAGTTCTTACACCATCTGGAGCGAGTTCAAGGTCCGTGTCACCTTTCTCGAGGAGACCAAGCCCTCCTCGTTTTGCAACTCCTGTTCCTACTACATCAGGACTTTCCTTCTCAAAAAGTATTGCTGATAGTCTGAAGAAAACAAATGAACTTTTGAATCAGGAAGTGCTAAAATTACGTTCACAG GTTGAGAGCCTTAGACAGAGATGTGATCTTCAAGAATTAGAGCTTCAGAATTCTTCGAAGAAAGTACAAGAAGCAATGGCATTGGCCGCAGAGGAATCTGCTAAATCTAAAGCTGCAAAAGAAGTTATAAAGTCACTAACCGCACAG CTCAAGGATTTGGCAGAACGGCTGCCACCTGGGGTTTATGATACAGAGACCATAAAGAAGGCATTCCTGCCAAATGGGTTGGAGCCAAATGGCATTAACCATCCAGATTCTAATGAAGAGCAGCATTCAAGATCGAATTCCATCAGCAGTTCTTACTTGATCTCATCCTTGGGAATTGACTCTGCTACAACAAATGGAAATCATGTCCCCACTCATTCACCCAAGGATCCACTTGGAACGAATGAAACAAATGTGCAGCAGAGTCTGGAGCTTCTGACCTCCAATGGGATGATAAACTCCCCGGATAAATTACCCAATGGTGGTGGATCATTTCAGTCAGTCAGTAGTAGTGTGTCTGAAACTGTTGATGGCAAGGAATCCGGGCCTTTTCAAGATGGGGAGAATGGTGCGAGGTCCAAGAATTCTCCATCGCCTGCTAATGGTAATACAGTTGAGGCAGAATGGATTGAACAATATGAGCCGGGTGTCTATATAACTCTTGTGGCTCTGCGGGATGGAACTAGAGATCTCAAACGAGTGCGCTTCAG CCGAAGGAGATTTGGAGAGCAACAAGCAGAGATCTGGTGGTCAGAGAATCGTGAGAAAGTGTACGAGAAGTACAATGTCCGTGGGTCAGACAAATCATCGGTTGCTGGCTCAGCTGCACGCAGATCAGACGGAGCCCTTTCACCTGCCTCATCTCAACAAGCTTAG
- the LOC137730005 gene encoding U-box domain-containing protein 29-like, whose amino-acid sequence MVRERDHLYITVPNLFRCPISMDVMRSPVSLCTGVTYDRASIQHWLESGHDTCPATMQILQSKDVIPNLTLRRLINLWAQSHGPSSPASSPSLSSQHLASLVQFLRNEKETEKFSQNIVHSLSKTADFARVGEENRRFVANFDGFVTATVGILNREGVEIEVLESVIKVLDSILPQSGVNEQLSRFIAKSNGNSLASIRLVLQKGSLSSKIESVKVLDSIALDAESKRLIAEKEGLLSVLNDLLSLETCQDLYGAVFSCLASLSVNRSIKAELVRFGLVRVITSTLLNPDTSTNLAEKSLKLLSTIATCAEGRSAISGEEKCAGAVAERLMKVSRGATEDGMAVLWSVCCMLGDKRARESVAGGNGVAKVLLVMQSGYGEGHFVRRMCGDLVKVLSVGLGLGLRYDTKTIHITPC is encoded by the coding sequence ATGGTGAGGGAGCGGGACCACCTCTACATCACCGTCCCCAACCTCTTCCGCTGCCCCATCTCCATGGACGTCATGCGCTCCCCCGTCAGCCTCTGCACCGGCGTCACCTACGACCGCGCCAGCATCCAGCACTGGCTCGAATCCGGCCACGACACCTGCCCCGCCACCATGCAAATCCTCCAGTCCAAAGACGTCATCCCCAACCTCACCCTCCGCCGTCTCATCAACCTCTGGGCCCAGTCCCACGGCCCTTCCTCGCCGGcctcctctccctctctgtcCTCCCAGCACCTCGCCTCCCTCGTTCAATTTCTCCGCAATGAGAAAGAGACTGAGAAATTCAGCCAAAATATCGTACACTCATTGTCGAAGACTGCCGATTTCGCAAGGGTCGGTGAGGAGAACCGGAGGTTTGTGGCGAATTTCGACGGCTTCGTCACCGCCACTGTGGGGATTCTGAATAGAGAAGGCGTCGAAATCGAAGTTCTCGAATCGGTAATTAAGGTTTTGGATTCGATTTTGCCTCAGAGCGGAGTCAACGAGCAATTGAGCCGATTTATTGCGAAGAGCAACGGCAATTCCCTCGCTTCGATTCGATTGGTACTGCAGAAAGGAAGCCTGAGCTCGAAGATCGAATCCGTCAAGGTTTTGGATTCGATCGCGCTCGACGCCGAGTCGAAACGATTAATCGCGGAGAAGGAAGGCTTATTGTCCGTACTCAACGATCTATTGAGCTTGGAAACCTGTCAGGACCTATACGGCGCCGTTTTCTCGTGCTTAGCATCATTGTCCGTGAATCGGTCAATTAAAGCCGAGCTCGTCCGGTTCGGACTCGTCCGAGTCATAACATCAACGCTGTTAAACCCGGACACCAGCACTAACCTTGCGGAGAAGTCTTTGAAGCTGTTATCCACCATTGCCACGTGCGCCGAGGGCCGGTCGGCAATCAGCGGGGAGGAGAAGTGCGCGGGGGCGGTGGCGGAGAGGCTGATGAAGGTGTCGAGGGGGGCGACGGAGGACGGCATGGCGGTGCTGTGGAGCGTGTGCTGCATGTTGGGGGACAAGAGGGCGAGGGAAAGCGTGGCGGGAGGGAATGGGGTGGCGAAGGTGTTGTTGGTGATGCAGAGTGGGTATGGGGAGGGGCATTTTGTGAGGAGGATGTGTGGGGATTTGGTCAAAGTTTTGAGTGTTGGGTTAGGGTTGGGGTTGAGGTATGACACCAAGACTATACATATCACGCCTTGTTAG
- the LOC137728779 gene encoding RNA-binding protein 2-like, with amino-acid sequence MGDGIWNRQQQQQQHQLGPSGGVHKRPRSDYGQEMHGYFAREDDLGGPRTVKDNRSIGSAYDRYLQNAEMASYTSGEASSFGGAGMGRAVGGGMTGPTMADHSMRGRPGAMSSDVLTNGRNMNLANQLPVDSMPRPGRETVPLPLDATSTLYVEGLPPDSTRREVAHIFRPFVGYKAVRLVSKESKHRGGDPLILCFVDFENPACAATALSALQGYEMDEHAPDSNYLRLQFSRFPGPRSGPGRNKR; translated from the exons ATGGGGGACGGCATATGGAAccggcagcagcagcagcagcagcatcaaCTGGGTCCCTCTGGCGGTGTGCATAAACGACCTCGTTCCGACTACG GTCAAGAGATGCATGGTTATTTTGCACGAGAGGATGATCTTGGTGGTCCTAGGACTGTAAAGGATAACAGATCAATTGGATCAGCATATGACCGCTATCTTCAGAATGCG GAAATGGCTTCGTACACTTCTGGAGAAGCAAGTAGTTTTGGTGGAGCTGGAATGGGAAGGGCTGTTGGTGGTGGAATGACAGGTCCTACAATGGCTGATCATTCTATGAGGGGTCGTCCTGGAGCTATGTCTTCTGATGTACTAACAAATGGTCGAAATATGAATCTTGCTAATCAGCTCCCAGTTGATTCAATGCCTAGGCCTGGACGTGAAACAGTTCCTTTACCTCTGGATGCAACCAGCACTTTATATGTTGAAGGACTTCCTCCTGACAGCACAAGGAGGGAAGTAGCTC ATATCTTTCGTCCTTTTGTGGGATACAAAGCAGTGAGGCTTGTGAGCAAAGAGTCCAAACAT CGTGGCGGGGATCCTCTTATTCTTTGTTTTGTGGATTTTGAAAATCCAGCCTGTGCGGCAACTGCTCTGAGTGCCTTGCAAG GTTACGAAATGGATGAACATGCTCCTGATTCTAATTACTTGCGGCTGCAGTTTTCTCGGTTCCCGGGTCCCAGGTCCGGACCTGGCCGTAACAAGAGGTGA
- the LOC137727293 gene encoding RNA-binding protein 2-like gives MDLVWYNSKSSLVFLLLCCPATQDYSPYLEMPSYTFGEASTFGGAGMGKAVSGEMTGPPMADHSMRGSPRATSSDLLAYGRNMSLNNQLPVDTMPRPGRETVPLPLDASSTLYVEGLPPDSTRREVAHIFRPFVGYKAVRLVNEESGLSTMQRGRDPLILCFVDFENPACAATALSALQGYEMDEQAPDFNYLRLQFYQFPDPRSRPCRNKG, from the exons ATGGACTTGGTTTGGTATAATTCCAAGTCGTCGTTGgtgtttcttcttctctgttGCCCAGCCACCCAGGACTATAGTCCTTATTTG GAAATGCCTTCGTACACTTTCGGAGAAGCGAGTACTTTTGGTGGAGCTGGAATGGGAAAGGCTGTTAGTGGTGAAATGACAGGTCCTCCAATGGCTGATCATTCTATGAGGGGCAGTCCTAGAGCTACGTCTTCTGATCTATTAGCATATGGTCGAAATATGAGTCTTAATAATCAGCTCCCAGTTGATACAATGCCTAGGCCTGGGCGTGAAACAGTTCCCTTACCTCTGGATGCATCCAGCACTTTATATGTTGAAGGACTTCCTCCTGATAGCACAAGGAGGGAAGTAGCTC ATATCTTTCGTCCTTTTGTGGGATACAAAGCAGTGAGGCTTGTGAACGAAGAGTCAGGTTTGTCCACAATGCAGCGTGGCAGGGATCCTCTTATTCTTTGTTTTGTGGATTTTGAAAATCCAGCCTGTGCAGCAACTGCTCTGAGTGCCTTGCAAG GTTATGAAATGGATGAACAAGCTCCTGATTTTAATTACTTGCGACTGCAGTTTTATCAGTTCCCGGATCCCAGGTCTAGACCTTGCCGTAACAAGGGGTGA